Proteins encoded by one window of Thermobaculum terrenum ATCC BAA-798:
- a CDS encoding DNA-3-methyladenine glycosylase: MNGKSVLTISLEDISVLLDAFLPDYDFYARNPCKVAIDLIGSYLVSTDHEGVTAIRIVEVEAYGGEDDPASHAFRGLTKRNAPMWDSPGRSYVYFTYGMHYCFNVVTSPKGVAGAVLVRAGQPIQGVDIMTRRRGRSFLRDLCSGPAKLCQAMGIDSTLSNVILDTPRLCILIPRNRKQIEIERSARIGIRNGLNLPWRFYEKDSVWISAKTLNPA, encoded by the coding sequence GTGAATGGTAAGAGCGTGCTTACCATATCCCTGGAAGATATTTCCGTTCTCTTAGATGCTTTCCTCCCTGATTACGATTTCTATGCTCGTAATCCATGTAAGGTAGCTATTGACCTTATAGGTTCATACCTTGTAAGTACAGACCACGAAGGAGTCACGGCAATAAGGATAGTAGAGGTAGAAGCGTATGGGGGAGAGGACGATCCCGCATCCCATGCATTTAGGGGATTGACTAAGAGAAATGCGCCTATGTGGGATAGTCCAGGGAGATCCTATGTCTACTTTACTTATGGTATGCATTACTGCTTCAACGTAGTAACGTCTCCGAAAGGTGTTGCTGGGGCGGTACTGGTTAGGGCTGGTCAGCCGATTCAAGGCGTTGACATAATGACGCGAAGGCGTGGCAGAAGCTTCCTAAGAGATCTCTGTAGTGGTCCTGCTAAGCTTTGTCAAGCTATGGGGATAGACTCGACCTTAAGCAATGTTATCTTGGATACTCCAAGGCTTTGTATACTTATACCTCGAAACAGGAAACAAATAGAGATAGAGCGTAGTGCGAGGATTGGTATACGTAATGGCCTGAATTTGCCCTGGAGATTTTACGAGAAGGATTCGGTGTGGATATCTGCTAAAACTTTAAATCCAGCCTAG
- a CDS encoding M3 family oligoendopeptidase has protein sequence MQEKQVKDMRWDLESIFPSLNSAQYGDTLKAVKTHIDSLRQTLEDIEKIDSHEEQVQVLDKIIETSNTLGENYHKLYSYVYCMVTADSRNIEAQRKLSELDRYGAQIQQINSRITAWIGKLNLEEVIQRSEIAKNHEFYLRETQIRAKHLMHPEQEDLYSDLALTGSTAWEKLYSNLTSQITATVSLPEGEKELPISAVRNLALHSDRKVRENAYKAEISAWERWALPIASALNSIKGESLTISQRRGWSSPLDQALFRNRIDFETLNAMMEAAQESFPSFREYLQTKASIIGVDKLAWYDIFAPVGRSSRSWTPQDAKEFIVEQFRKFSQKLGEFAQRAFDSRWIDLEPRVGKVGGAYCISIQGEESRILANYESSFDSVSTLAHELGHAYHNLNKSHRTYLQKSTPMTLAETASTFCETIIQKAALENADKEEQILILEGSLQNSCQIVVDITSRFLFEKEVIDRRKDTELSIEDLKSIMTEAQKATYGDALDSDKLHPYMWAAKPHYYGSDFYNFPYMFGLLFGLGLYAAYEESPEEFKAKYDELLSSTGMFSAADLALKFGINIRYKSFWRSSLEVIKQDIARFKDLVT, from the coding sequence ATGCAGGAAAAACAAGTAAAGGATATGCGCTGGGACCTAGAAAGCATATTCCCCTCTCTAAACTCAGCACAATATGGAGACACATTAAAGGCGGTCAAAACACATATAGATAGCCTAAGACAAACACTAGAAGACATAGAAAAGATAGATTCTCACGAAGAGCAGGTACAGGTCCTAGATAAGATAATAGAGACCTCTAACACACTAGGCGAGAACTATCATAAGCTCTACTCCTATGTCTATTGCATGGTAACAGCAGACTCACGCAATATAGAAGCACAAAGGAAGCTAAGCGAGCTGGATAGGTATGGCGCCCAAATACAACAAATCAACTCAAGGATTACCGCATGGATAGGTAAACTTAATCTAGAAGAAGTCATCCAGCGCTCAGAGATAGCAAAAAACCACGAATTCTATCTTAGGGAAACCCAGATTCGTGCCAAGCACCTAATGCATCCAGAACAAGAAGATTTATACTCGGATCTTGCTCTAACTGGATCCACTGCATGGGAAAAGCTATACAGCAACCTCACATCTCAGATCACTGCCACTGTATCTCTCCCAGAAGGTGAAAAAGAGTTACCTATAAGCGCAGTTAGAAATCTAGCACTACACAGTGATAGAAAAGTAAGGGAAAACGCTTATAAAGCGGAAATCTCAGCTTGGGAGCGGTGGGCACTACCTATAGCATCTGCTCTAAACAGCATCAAAGGAGAGAGCCTAACAATATCACAGAGAAGAGGGTGGAGCTCTCCACTAGATCAGGCATTGTTCAGGAATAGAATAGACTTTGAAACACTCAATGCTATGATGGAAGCTGCTCAAGAATCATTCCCAAGCTTCAGAGAATACTTGCAGACAAAAGCCAGTATCATTGGAGTCGACAAATTAGCTTGGTATGACATATTTGCTCCAGTAGGAAGATCAAGCCGCAGCTGGACACCACAAGACGCAAAAGAATTCATAGTTGAGCAATTTCGCAAGTTCTCACAGAAGCTAGGAGAATTCGCACAGAGAGCTTTTGATAGCAGGTGGATAGATCTAGAACCAAGAGTAGGCAAGGTAGGAGGGGCATATTGTATCTCCATACAGGGGGAAGAATCGAGAATTCTTGCAAACTATGAATCATCTTTTGATAGCGTAAGTACTCTAGCCCATGAGCTTGGACACGCATATCATAACCTCAATAAAAGCCATAGAACTTACTTACAAAAGTCAACACCAATGACATTAGCTGAAACCGCTAGTACATTTTGTGAGACAATAATACAAAAAGCTGCCCTGGAGAATGCTGATAAGGAAGAACAGATACTCATTCTTGAGGGATCACTACAAAATAGCTGTCAGATAGTCGTAGATATAACATCTAGATTCCTCTTCGAGAAAGAGGTCATAGATAGGAGGAAAGATACGGAGCTATCAATAGAAGACTTAAAGTCCATCATGACTGAGGCTCAAAAAGCTACGTATGGGGACGCACTAGATAGCGATAAGCTTCATCCCTACATGTGGGCAGCTAAACCCCATTACTACGGATCCGATTTCTATAACTTCCCGTATATGTTTGGCTTACTGTTCGGGCTAGGCCTGTATGCAGCTTATGAGGAATCTCCAGAAGAGTTCAAAGCTAAGTACGACGAGCTTTTATCATCAACTGGTATGTTCAGTGCCGCAGACCTAGCATTAAAGTTCGGCATAAATATAAGATATAAAAGCTTCTGGAGATCAAGCTTGGAAGTTATCAAGCAAGACATAGCCAGATTCAAGGATCTAGTAACCTAG
- a CDS encoding transglutaminase-like domain-containing protein translates to MIPVISYIHRRVIAFFAYFLWVLLVLYPDPMMLMRSIPNAMNPDIDTQAVASIAKDLPDDPTFIEKKVNTEYVKYAVPWELYGVPWYFPTTEEVLRLGKGDCQGRMLVLASILKAKGIPYSIEGSLDHIWVQYPKKLPNPLENDSIVIARRNLGTLKVEMPKRWDWKESYRIEKEYFWDPMPTNRKIILFGGILVIAARRLWLIAIERLLEKVKTTKVRGWEVRY, encoded by the coding sequence ATGATACCTGTTATATCTTACATTCACCGAAGGGTTATTGCTTTCTTTGCTTACTTCCTGTGGGTGCTGCTGGTACTATACCCAGATCCGATGATGTTAATGAGATCTATCCCCAACGCCATGAATCCCGATATAGACACGCAAGCTGTGGCATCTATTGCTAAAGATCTTCCTGATGATCCCACTTTTATAGAAAAAAAGGTGAATACCGAATATGTGAAGTATGCCGTTCCTTGGGAACTATATGGAGTCCCTTGGTACTTCCCTACTACTGAAGAGGTATTGAGGCTTGGAAAAGGCGACTGTCAAGGGCGAATGCTGGTATTAGCTAGCATACTAAAGGCCAAGGGTATACCGTATAGCATAGAGGGCTCACTTGATCATATATGGGTGCAATATCCCAAGAAGTTGCCTAATCCTCTAGAAAACGACTCGATAGTAATAGCCAGGAGAAACCTAGGCACTCTAAAAGTAGAAATGCCCAAGCGCTGGGACTGGAAAGAGAGTTACAGGATAGAAAAAGAGTACTTCTGGGATCCAATGCCCACAAACAGAAAGATTATTCTGTTCGGTGGAATATTAGTTATAGCAGCAAGACGCTTATGGCTAATCGCCATCGAAAGACTATTAGAAAAGGTGAAAACAACAAAAGTCCGTGGGTGGGAAGTACGGTACTAA
- a CDS encoding ATP-grasp domain-containing protein, with the protein MDEKKISIILVYPSGSYRVLPYLKAAKSLDVKVLHVIDHMPPNINRQMPYDVVAVDFGKVEDAADSVVKAFAGKRPSAVIGIDDSSVVLASVIAQKMGLPGNTPQSVGISRDKSKLRETLTKAGLSNIRFYSSRLDADEHTLATRSFYPCVIKPVSLAASRGVIKANNPTEFIEAFSRIRNMLLEDGSDPSTQILVEEYVPGFEIAVDGLLTNGELTLIAIFDKPDPMEGPFFEETIYVTPSRLSPNIQGRVVNLIQLASKAIGLKHGPIHAELRVNDDSIHLIEIAARAIGGKCSTILEYKLGMSLEELIIRHSLGNTASINWLTIKDNNIATGVMMIPIPRSGILNKVSGMEEALSIEGIENIDINIPLKSHVTPLPEGATYLGFIFAKGPTPEKVEYSLRKAHSLLKIEITPEIPIINRHFHLKSEEGLTSNVH; encoded by the coding sequence ATGGACGAGAAAAAGATTTCCATAATACTTGTATACCCATCAGGATCATACCGAGTTCTACCTTATTTGAAAGCTGCCAAATCACTTGATGTGAAGGTACTACACGTTATTGATCATATGCCCCCTAATATTAATAGACAAATGCCGTATGACGTAGTAGCAGTAGACTTCGGGAAAGTTGAAGACGCTGCAGACTCGGTAGTAAAAGCGTTCGCAGGAAAAAGACCATCCGCAGTAATAGGTATAGATGACAGCTCCGTTGTATTGGCATCGGTTATAGCCCAAAAAATGGGGCTCCCTGGGAATACCCCCCAGAGCGTTGGTATTTCAAGAGACAAGTCCAAGTTAAGAGAGACACTAACTAAGGCAGGACTATCAAATATACGCTTCTATTCATCAAGGCTAGATGCGGATGAACACACTTTAGCCACAAGATCATTTTATCCGTGCGTAATAAAACCTGTAAGTCTCGCAGCTAGCCGTGGGGTCATTAAAGCTAATAACCCTACAGAGTTCATAGAGGCTTTCTCCAGGATAAGGAACATGCTTCTAGAAGACGGATCGGATCCATCCACACAGATACTGGTGGAAGAATATGTACCTGGATTTGAAATAGCAGTTGATGGATTACTAACAAATGGAGAACTAACACTTATAGCTATATTTGATAAACCAGATCCAATGGAAGGGCCCTTCTTTGAAGAGACTATATATGTGACTCCATCTAGGCTGTCACCAAATATACAAGGGAGAGTAGTAAATCTTATCCAGCTAGCTAGCAAGGCAATAGGTTTGAAGCATGGCCCCATACACGCGGAATTACGTGTGAACGATGACAGCATCCATCTAATAGAGATAGCGGCTAGGGCTATTGGGGGTAAGTGCTCTACCATATTGGAGTACAAGCTAGGAATGTCACTTGAGGAACTTATAATACGGCACAGCCTAGGTAACACGGCTAGTATAAATTGGCTCACAATCAAAGATAACAATATAGCTACAGGCGTGATGATGATCCCCATTCCGCGTAGCGGCATACTAAACAAAGTAAGCGGGATGGAAGAAGCCCTCTCGATCGAGGGTATTGAGAACATAGACATAAATATACCACTCAAATCCCATGTGACACCACTTCCCGAAGGGGCAACCTATCTAGGTTTTATATTCGCTAAAGGTCCAACGCCAGAAAAGGTAGAGTACTCCTTGAGGAAAGCGCATTCGCTCTTGAAGATAGAGATAACTCCTGAAATTCCCATTATCAACCGGCACTTCCATCTCAAGAGCGAAGAAGGGCTGACTTCAAACGTGCACTAA
- a CDS encoding NAD-dependent epimerase/dehydratase family protein — translation MSKILVTGAGGFIGHHLVKSLKEQGHWVRGVDIKHPEYEPSPADEFLILDLRRWENCLTATKDVEYVYNLSADMGGMGFISSNHARILHNNILISTHMIEASRVNGVDRYLFTSSACVYPEYRQQEANIAPLKEEDAYPADPQDAYGWEKLVSERLCIHYHDEYGFNTRIVRFHNIYGPLGTWDGGREKAPAAICRKVAIAKLTGNPEVEIWGDGEQTRSFCYIDDCIVGMQKIMMSDYHLPLNLGTDRLVTINQLVDIVADIAGIKVIKKHVPGPQGVRGRNSDNTRIRQVLGWEPQISLEEGLRRTYEWIEDQVRQKLARESSKVSVSS, via the coding sequence TTGAGCAAGATATTAGTAACCGGAGCTGGAGGCTTTATAGGTCACCATCTAGTCAAAAGCCTCAAGGAGCAAGGCCACTGGGTTAGAGGAGTAGATATAAAGCATCCAGAATATGAACCATCGCCTGCAGATGAGTTCTTAATCCTGGATCTAAGACGTTGGGAAAACTGCCTTACGGCTACCAAGGATGTAGAATATGTCTACAACTTGTCTGCGGATATGGGAGGGATGGGTTTTATCTCCTCCAACCATGCAAGGATTCTCCATAACAACATCCTGATTAGCACCCACATGATAGAGGCTTCTAGGGTAAATGGAGTTGATAGATATCTCTTCACATCCTCTGCTTGTGTTTATCCTGAGTATAGGCAGCAGGAAGCTAATATCGCTCCTTTGAAGGAGGAGGATGCTTATCCTGCGGATCCTCAAGATGCCTATGGTTGGGAAAAGTTAGTATCGGAGCGTTTGTGCATACACTACCACGACGAGTACGGCTTCAACACAAGGATAGTGCGATTCCATAACATATACGGACCTCTAGGGACATGGGATGGTGGCCGAGAGAAAGCCCCCGCAGCAATATGCAGAAAGGTCGCTATAGCTAAGCTTACTGGTAACCCTGAGGTCGAGATATGGGGGGATGGTGAACAGACCAGGAGCTTTTGCTATATAGACGATTGTATAGTAGGTATGCAAAAGATAATGATGAGTGATTATCATCTCCCCCTCAATTTAGGCACAGATAGGTTAGTGACTATCAATCAGCTTGTGGACATAGTAGCCGATATAGCTGGAATAAAGGTGATCAAGAAGCACGTGCCTGGTCCTCAAGGGGTAAGAGGTAGAAACTCCGACAATACCCGTATAAGGCAAGTTCTAGGCTGGGAGCCTCAGATATCTCTGGAAGAGGGGCTAAGGCGTACCTATGAGTGGATTGAGGATCAAGTCAGGCAGAAGCTTGCTAGAGAAAGTAGCAAAGTATCAGTGAGTTCTTAG
- a CDS encoding WecB/TagA/CpsF family glycosyltransferase: MRNLPTYKGRLNILGVGISSIDMKGALSRIDTWIRLRDRQYVCVTGVHGVMESQINPRLKKIHNHAGLVTPDGMPLVWLNKLAGNKWVTRVYGPDLMLAVFSQGIERGYKHFLYGGGPGVAEKLAKSLQEKFPGAQIVGCYTPPFGPLSEDEDQKIVETINSANPDIVWVGLSTPKQEMWMYDHRDKLDAPVLIGVGAAFDFHAGLKAQAPEWMRQAGLEWLFRLVTEPRRLWKRYLRNNPLFIWSISLQILGLRKYPCEW, encoded by the coding sequence TTGAGAAATCTTCCGACCTATAAAGGACGCCTTAACATATTAGGGGTAGGTATAAGTTCTATAGATATGAAAGGAGCCTTATCCAGGATAGATACATGGATAAGGCTCCGGGACAGGCAGTATGTGTGTGTTACTGGTGTACATGGCGTTATGGAAAGCCAAATCAATCCCAGGTTGAAAAAAATACATAACCATGCTGGGCTAGTTACTCCAGATGGCATGCCGCTAGTGTGGCTAAATAAACTTGCGGGTAACAAATGGGTAACTAGAGTATACGGTCCAGATCTTATGCTTGCCGTTTTTTCTCAAGGAATAGAAAGGGGCTACAAGCACTTTCTATACGGGGGAGGCCCGGGTGTTGCAGAAAAGCTAGCGAAGTCCCTTCAGGAGAAGTTCCCCGGAGCCCAAATAGTGGGGTGCTACACTCCTCCTTTTGGCCCTTTGTCTGAAGATGAAGACCAAAAGATAGTTGAGACTATAAATTCAGCTAACCCCGATATAGTTTGGGTTGGCTTAAGCACTCCTAAACAAGAGATGTGGATGTACGACCACCGCGATAAACTCGATGCTCCTGTTCTGATAGGTGTTGGGGCTGCTTTCGACTTTCATGCTGGTCTGAAGGCACAAGCGCCAGAATGGATGAGGCAGGCGGGGCTGGAGTGGCTGTTCAGGCTTGTCACCGAGCCTAGAAGGCTGTGGAAGCGGTATCTAAGAAATAACCCACTTTTTATCTGGAGCATATCTCTTCAGATTCTAGGACTTAGGAAGTATCCGTGTGAATGGTAA
- a CDS encoding CUAEP/CCAEP-tail radical SAM (seleno)protein: MRAAGDIVLLAVYELGHQPLSLASPVAFLKRAGFSPVAIDLSIENLDLSRVSNAKLVAISTPMHTAMRLAVPVAREIRSINPNAHICFYGLYAYLNANYLLSSVADSVLAGEYEQALVDLALRLEAQDSAQHDRSGIFTSGPPSPILTKLNFMLPHRESLPPIEMYAALRHEGRLRKAGYVEATRGCLHTCTHCPIPPVYGGRFFVVPKDVVVEDIRQQVNAGATHITFGDPDFLNGPGHVLKILRAVHEEFPFLTFDATIKIEHIIEKRDLFTELRELGCIFVVSAVESVNEDVLRNLEKGHTRQDVEEALSILRQNDIEMNPSLLPFTPWETLDSFIELLHFVEDHDLIPNVSPVHYSIRLLVPPGSLVLPKLEQMGVLGALDEESFTYVWSHPDTRMDELYHEISVLVQEMVSQNKTNYEIFDRLKAVAYAKAGLPIPDAPVRNSYREAPGLTEPWYCCAEPLNNNLRC, encoded by the coding sequence GTGAGGGCCGCTGGAGATATAGTCCTCTTAGCTGTATACGAGCTTGGGCACCAGCCTCTATCCCTAGCATCTCCTGTTGCCTTCCTAAAGCGAGCTGGGTTTTCCCCCGTAGCTATTGACCTTAGTATTGAGAACTTGGATCTTTCTAGAGTATCTAATGCCAAGCTCGTCGCGATATCTACTCCTATGCATACTGCCATGAGGCTTGCCGTCCCAGTAGCCAGGGAGATACGGAGCATCAATCCCAATGCTCATATATGTTTCTATGGTCTTTATGCTTACCTTAACGCCAACTATCTCTTATCTAGCGTTGCGGATTCCGTCTTAGCTGGTGAATACGAGCAAGCTCTTGTGGATCTGGCCTTGAGGCTTGAGGCACAAGATTCCGCTCAGCATGATAGATCGGGAATTTTCACCTCTGGTCCACCAAGTCCTATATTAACCAAGCTGAATTTTATGCTGCCTCACAGAGAAAGTTTGCCTCCTATAGAAATGTATGCTGCTCTTAGGCATGAAGGTCGACTTAGAAAGGCTGGGTATGTTGAAGCTACTCGTGGCTGCCTCCATACATGTACTCACTGTCCTATTCCTCCGGTGTATGGGGGAAGATTCTTCGTTGTTCCTAAAGACGTAGTAGTAGAGGATATAAGACAGCAGGTTAATGCAGGGGCTACACATATTACCTTTGGAGATCCTGATTTTCTTAATGGTCCTGGGCATGTTCTAAAGATTTTGAGAGCTGTACATGAGGAGTTTCCATTTCTCACCTTTGATGCGACTATCAAGATCGAGCACATAATCGAGAAGAGAGATTTATTTACGGAATTGCGTGAGCTGGGATGTATTTTTGTGGTCTCAGCTGTGGAATCCGTCAACGAGGATGTACTTAGAAATCTAGAGAAAGGTCATACTCGACAGGATGTTGAAGAGGCATTGTCCATTCTCAGGCAGAATGATATAGAGATGAACCCTTCCTTATTACCATTCACTCCTTGGGAGACATTGGACAGCTTTATTGAACTGCTCCACTTTGTGGAAGATCACGATCTTATTCCTAATGTTTCTCCTGTGCACTACTCCATAAGGCTATTGGTTCCTCCTGGGTCTCTTGTGCTTCCCAAGCTGGAACAGATGGGAGTATTGGGTGCCCTGGATGAGGAATCGTTTACTTACGTATGGTCCCACCCTGATACAAGAATGGACGAACTCTACCATGAGATATCGGTGCTGGTTCAGGAGATGGTATCCCAGAATAAGACTAATTATGAGATATTTGATCGATTGAAAGCTGTAGCCTACGCAAAGGCAGGATTACCGATACCTGATGCTCCCGTTAGGAATTCTTATAGAGAAGCACCAGGTCTTACAGAGCCTTGGTATTGCTGTGCCGAACCCTTGAACAATAACTTGCGTTGTTAG
- a CDS encoding magnesium transporter CorA family protein has translation MSNIRRTDRIRSFAGPLRNIAKRGETASPPIGFDLREKRREIKYKGLRWIDIHRPTLEDITYLEQEFGFHPLALDDVMSKIQRPKLDDYTTYIFLVLHFPIYDPSERVAVPSEVDFFMGKDYVVSVHDGQLKPLLSMWARAEEDEESREHYMSQGAEMLLYHIIDRLTNYLFPMMTRIDQKLDLLDERIFRGDPRRAVRDLADYRHDIISIRRIIRPDMLVISQLENGRAAVLAESMQPYWGDVLDHFQKVWDMLGEFRELVETFDDTFNTLYSYRTNETLRILTIISVLLLPLTLISGIWGMNIPLPFQPEFGDNPYSFLAIIVLMLITVLALILAFRRKGLW, from the coding sequence GTGTCTAACATCCGCAGAACTGACAGAATAAGAAGCTTTGCAGGTCCGCTTAGAAATATAGCAAAGCGTGGTGAAACTGCGTCTCCACCTATAGGCTTTGATTTACGTGAGAAAAGGAGGGAGATCAAATACAAGGGTTTGCGGTGGATAGATATCCATAGACCTACCTTAGAAGACATTACTTACCTTGAGCAAGAGTTTGGCTTTCATCCTTTGGCATTGGATGATGTAATGAGTAAAATTCAAAGGCCAAAACTGGATGACTACACTACCTATATCTTCTTGGTGTTGCATTTCCCCATATATGACCCCTCGGAGAGAGTAGCAGTACCTAGTGAAGTTGATTTCTTTATGGGTAAAGACTATGTGGTTTCAGTGCACGATGGTCAGTTGAAGCCGCTTTTGTCGATGTGGGCCAGAGCAGAGGAGGACGAAGAAAGCAGGGAACACTATATGTCTCAAGGTGCAGAAATGCTACTCTATCACATCATAGACAGGCTCACCAACTACTTATTCCCAATGATGACTCGAATAGATCAAAAACTAGACCTGCTTGACGAAAGGATATTCCGGGGCGACCCTAGAAGGGCAGTGCGCGATCTTGCAGACTACAGGCATGATATCATCAGCATTAGGAGGATCATTCGTCCCGATATGTTGGTGATATCTCAACTGGAAAACGGGCGAGCTGCTGTTCTGGCAGAGAGTATGCAGCCTTACTGGGGTGATGTACTCGATCATTTTCAAAAAGTATGGGACATGCTGGGGGAGTTTAGGGAGTTAGTAGAGACATTTGATGATACGTTTAATACCCTGTATAGCTATAGGACGAATGAAACACTTCGTATATTGACGATCATAAGCGTCCTGCTGTTGCCGCTTACTCTCATATCCGGCATCTGGGGCATGAACATACCACTGCCTTTTCAACCCGAGTTTGGAGATAACCCATATTCATTCTTGGCGATAATAGTTCTAATGCTAATTACTGTTCTAGCTCTGATCTTGGCTTTTAGGCGAAAAGGGTTGTGGTAA
- a CDS encoding oxidative damage protection protein gives MPRTVFCVKLGKELPGLDEPPFPGELGQRIYENVSAQAYQLWEEQAKLIINHYGLNMADPEARAFLREQMEEFFFGENAQMPEGWIPVGASSPKGGAKGGAAPRK, from the coding sequence ATGCCTAGAACAGTCTTCTGTGTAAAACTTGGCAAAGAGCTTCCAGGTCTAGATGAACCCCCATTTCCTGGTGAGCTTGGTCAGCGCATCTATGAAAACGTATCTGCTCAAGCCTACCAACTTTGGGAGGAGCAGGCAAAACTTATAATCAATCACTATGGTTTGAATATGGCTGACCCCGAGGCTAGGGCGTTCCTTAGGGAACAGATGGAAGAGTTCTTCTTCGGCGAGAACGCTCAGATGCCTGAAGGATGGATACCAGTGGGGGCATCCTCCCCCAAGGGCGGAGCTAAGGGAGGAGCAGCTCCAAGGAAGTGA
- a CDS encoding ABC transporter ATP-binding protein, whose product MNYISKLARLIYPYKRFFIISIISTIAANVASLFGPYIIRLSIDYVQSSRSLRMIGVYALLLLLAAAVEGYFRFSTRYFGGRVAREIEYELRNKLFRHLQFQDRQFFQSWHTGDLMARATNDLNAIQRSVSPGITNLFNTLAAFVSVVSVMLSISVVLTLYSVFILPLMSIIFIVSSRVIERRFEYVQSSFGDMSTKVQENASGVRVIKAYAQEDNEIKDFERINKQYLDASVSFIKIQSLLWPSMYVVAGIATVILLFIGGRQVIQGRMSIGELTQFLLYIGSLRWPMISIGWVVNLIQQGAASMNRIEQIISKLPSIRDEEPGLREISSIEGEIEFRNVSLTIGSHKILKNINLKVPAGSTLGIIGPTGSGKSMLVSLVPRLWDPTEGQILIDGINIRQIPLKVLRKNIGFVTQDTFLFSDTLKENITFGTNNKDESLVRWAAEVSQLSKDVEQFPKGYETIVGERGVTLSGGQKQRTTIARAIARDPKILILDDALSSVDTNTESEILKRLKTVMQQRTSIIVAHRISAIQNADQIIVLSDGEIVEQGKHSELLELDGLYASIYRRQLIAEELGVDEADSSVENT is encoded by the coding sequence GTGAACTATATATCTAAGCTAGCAAGGTTAATATATCCATACAAACGATTCTTCATTATAAGCATCATATCCACTATTGCTGCCAACGTAGCATCATTGTTCGGGCCATATATCATAAGGCTGTCTATAGACTACGTGCAGAGTAGTAGATCACTTAGGATGATTGGGGTGTATGCCTTGCTACTACTGTTGGCAGCGGCAGTTGAAGGCTACTTTAGATTCAGCACGAGATACTTCGGTGGCAGGGTTGCCAGAGAGATAGAGTACGAGCTCAGAAACAAGCTATTTAGACACCTGCAGTTCCAAGATAGACAATTTTTCCAGTCCTGGCACACTGGTGACCTTATGGCAAGGGCCACTAATGATTTGAATGCTATCCAGAGATCGGTATCACCAGGTATAACGAACTTATTTAATACTTTGGCGGCATTCGTGAGCGTAGTATCAGTCATGCTTAGTATAAGCGTAGTGTTGACCCTTTACTCTGTCTTCATACTACCTTTGATGAGTATTATCTTCATAGTTTCCAGCAGAGTTATAGAGAGAAGGTTTGAATACGTTCAGTCTAGCTTTGGGGATATGTCTACTAAGGTGCAGGAGAACGCCTCCGGCGTAAGAGTGATTAAAGCTTATGCCCAGGAGGATAATGAAATCAAGGACTTTGAACGAATAAACAAACAATATCTAGATGCCAGTGTCTCATTCATCAAGATCCAGTCTCTTTTGTGGCCATCCATGTACGTAGTCGCAGGCATAGCCACGGTAATACTCCTCTTTATAGGCGGCAGACAAGTAATTCAAGGACGTATGTCAATAGGTGAACTCACTCAATTCTTGCTTTATATCGGCTCACTGCGCTGGCCCATGATCTCTATAGGATGGGTGGTTAACCTGATACAGCAGGGTGCGGCATCAATGAACAGAATAGAGCAGATAATCTCCAAGCTGCCATCCATAAGAGATGAAGAACCTGGCCTAAGAGAGATATCTAGTATAGAAGGAGAGATCGAATTTCGAAACGTCTCGTTAACTATTGGGTCTCACAAGATCTTGAAAAACATAAATCTCAAAGTTCCCGCAGGTAGTACATTAGGTATCATCGGACCTACGGGATCAGGAAAAAGTATGCTAGTAAGCCTGGTACCAAGGTTGTGGGATCCAACAGAGGGGCAAATCCTGATAGATGGAATTAACATAAGACAAATACCTCTCAAGGTTCTTAGAAAGAACATAGGGTTCGTTACTCAGGATACTTTTCTGTTCTCAGATACGTTGAAAGAGAACATAACATTCGGAACAAACAACAAGGATGAGTCCCTAGTCCGTTGGGCAGCTGAGGTCAGCCAGCTAAGTAAGGATGTAGAACAGTTCCCCAAGGGATACGAGACAATAGTAGGGGAAAGAGGAGTGACTCTTTCCGGCGGTCAGAAACAAAGGACAACTATAGCACGTGCTATAGCAAGAGATCCTAAGATATTGATACTGGATGATGCGCTGTCCAGCGTAGATACGAACACAGAGAGTGAAATACTAAAGAGGCTAAAGACAGTCATGCAACAAAGGACGAGTATAATCGTTGCCCACAGAATATCAGCAATACAGAATGCTGATCAGATAATCGTGCTATCAGATGGGGAGATAGTCGAGCAAGGAAAACATTCAGAGCTACTGGAGTTAGATGGGCTATATGCATCAATATACAGGAGACAGCTAATAGCGGAAGAGCTAGGAGTAGATGAAGCAGACTCATCAGTCGAAAACACATAA